From the Ferroacidibacillus organovorans genome, the window TTCTAATAAGAGTGGCGTGATGTGAACACCGCCAAACTCGAGTTTGCGCGAGAAGTATTCGACTTGTTCGCGATTGCACTCAATAAAAACCACCTGAACATCATGCAAAAGCGCAGCCTTTTGCTGCGCGCGCTTTGTTGCAATGTCGACAAATTCCTCTATTGAAAAACCGAGTTGGAGTCCCTCTTCAATCGCGACATCAATGACTTTTGACAACAAGTCGCGCCGATTTTCAAAGCGTACTTTGTCATCGCGATCGCAAATAAAAGTCCCGCGCCCTTGAATTGATACGAGTATTCCGTCTGCCTCAAGGTCCTGGTACGCCTGGCTGACTGTATTGCGGCTTACGCTGAGGCGCTCTGACAATTCGCGCTCTGTCGGCAGTTGATCGCCTGGCTTGCGAAGACCTGATTGAATATCTGCTAAAATGTTATTCTTGACTTGGACATAGAGCGGGATGCCGTTTTTCCGAATCAATGCTGTGTCCACGTCATCCCCTCCTGGTGTATCTTGTTGAAAGGGTGGATCAATCCACCAATCCATTTTGCTACTCTTTCATTATACTCCAGTCAGTTTGAATGAAAAGGGAATCGCCTATGGAATTGAAAAAAATATTGGAGGAGTCGATGTGTTTATTACCGAAGACGTCAAGACGCGGGTCGAGGAGCTCAGTCAATTGATCTGCCGATACGCAAGAGATTTAGAACGGTCTCAGGCAGCTCGGAAATCGACTTCTGACGAGAATGTGTGCAGATTGTTCGACTACGCGAGTGCGCGCTGTATCCACGGTATCATTGAGTCGTTTGCAGACGCGGGCAACCAACTCATTGATGCCCTGATCATGCGAGACCCAGCAAGTTACCGGGATATTGTCGAAATTCTCGGAGATGAATCGGTGATTCCGCCTGAGACCGTTCGCGATCTTGGAGAGATGATGGAGATGCGTCGGCTTTTGATCGACTCGTTTTCTGGAATCGAAAAACAGATTGAGTCAACTGAACGCATCGTTCCGCAAATTATGCAGGCTGCAAATGCAATGAGTGACTACGTTCAGTGCAATTTTCGAAAAAGCGATTGATGGTTCGCTTCTCTGCAGATGCGATTTTGATGCTTACGGCGCAACGTCGTCGCCATGCGCCGTCTCGAAAACATAGACTTTGACATGTCGTTTTACGCCGAAAATCTTGGCGTCTTCGTCACTCGGAAAATAGACGTCAATATGTCTTCCTTTAATTGCACCGCCAACATCTTCTGCTACGCGATATCCAACGCCATCGATATAGACGAGCGATCCGAGTGGAATCAAGTGTGGATCAACAGCGATTGTGTGGCGTGGTTTTGCTCG encodes:
- a CDS encoding DUF86 domain-containing protein; the encoded protein is MFITEDVKTRVEELSQLICRYARDLERSQAARKSTSDENVCRLFDYASARCIHGIIESFADAGNQLIDALIMRDPASYRDIVEILGDESVIPPETVRDLGEMMEMRRLLIDSFSGIEKQIESTERIVPQIMQAANAMSDYVQCNFRKSD
- a CDS encoding GntR family transcriptional regulator, whose amino-acid sequence is MDTALIRKNGIPLYVQVKNNILADIQSGLRKPGDQLPTERELSERLSVSRNTVSQAYQDLEADGILVSIQGRGTFICDRDDKVRFENRRDLLSKVIDVAIEEGLQLGFSIEEFVDIATKRAQQKAALLHDVQVVFIECNREQVEYFSRKLEFGGVHITPLLLEELKDASQKEQSILERARLVITTFFHLDEVQQIIGSSQQVIAVSLDPELETIVKVARIPQEKRVGLICKSDNFAGKVLNALRQARLDELRISILTDADAERVKAFVSSQDALIVSPGRRREIEAYCKRKQHVIEFVFQPDVASINLLRAALADTFRH